In the genome of Ignavibacteriales bacterium, one region contains:
- the fusA gene encoding elongation factor G, whose product MKEYGADSVRNIALIGHGGSGKTSLSEILLYTAGEINRIGSIAEGNTVSDYSPNEIEKQISISTALMHLEWNNTKINILDTPGYTDFIGDVKSAMRVCDTAVMVLKSAEGVEVGSENTGKFVNEYGLPSAIIINKVDNEHSRFKETEQQAKERLSSGAIIVTFPANEGINFNTIIDVVRMKAFQFDTVGSKKVTELEIPADVKSDAEAYRTELVEKVAETTEELMNKYFEEGTLSNEDLETGLKLALMKRNLTPVFAVSATKGIGMNNFLDFVSKYFPSPLDRGGEESSIRDSDKKVLVKPEINGEPVLFVFKTISEQHVGELSLFKVFSGKVATGLDMVNQTNGKTERLSQLSILNGHNRKEAPQLVAGDLGAVVKLKDTHTNNTLSSKNLSVVIKPIDFPDPVIRGAIQPKAKGDEDKIASGLHTLHEEDPSFNVAFDPELSQTIISGQGELQLGLAIKRLKERYGVEVDLVEPRVPYRETIKGRAEDIEYKHKKQSGGRGQYGHVHFKMEPLPRGKGFEFVDAIVGGVVPGRFIPAVEKGIIDTMQKGVLSGNQVVDVKVTLFDGTYHNVDSDEMSFKLAASQGFKKGFLECKPCLLEPIYEIEVTVPEEYMGDVMGDISSRRGKILGMDSDGHFQIIKANVPLAELYKYSSQLRSLTQGRGAHKRKFAYYEEVPKEVEQKITEEYKKSREEGH is encoded by the coding sequence TTGAAGGAATATGGAGCAGACTCAGTAAGGAATATTGCACTTATCGGTCATGGAGGGAGCGGTAAGACATCACTTTCCGAAATTTTACTCTACACAGCAGGCGAAATCAACAGAATAGGCAGCATAGCAGAAGGCAACACAGTTTCTGATTACAGCCCTAACGAAATTGAAAAACAAATATCAATCTCTACCGCGTTAATGCACCTTGAGTGGAATAATACCAAGATAAACATACTCGATACTCCTGGTTACACTGATTTTATCGGTGATGTGAAATCTGCAATGAGAGTTTGTGATACTGCAGTTATGGTACTTAAATCGGCAGAAGGTGTTGAAGTAGGATCTGAGAATACCGGTAAATTTGTAAATGAATATGGTTTACCTTCCGCGATAATAATAAACAAAGTTGATAATGAACATTCGAGATTCAAAGAGACTGAGCAACAGGCTAAAGAACGATTATCATCCGGCGCGATTATCGTAACATTTCCGGCAAATGAAGGTATTAACTTCAATACAATAATTGATGTTGTTAGGATGAAAGCTTTTCAATTTGATACTGTTGGATCTAAAAAAGTTACTGAATTAGAAATACCTGCAGATGTAAAATCTGATGCTGAAGCCTACAGGACGGAACTGGTAGAAAAAGTTGCAGAAACTACTGAAGAATTAATGAATAAATATTTCGAAGAAGGTACGCTAAGTAATGAGGATCTTGAAACCGGACTCAAACTAGCTCTGATGAAAAGAAATCTCACCCCGGTCTTTGCGGTTTCTGCAACTAAAGGTATCGGGATGAATAACTTTCTTGATTTCGTTTCCAAATATTTTCCGTCACCTTTAGATCGAGGCGGAGAAGAGTCTTCGATTCGTGATTCCGATAAAAAAGTTCTTGTTAAACCTGAAATAAACGGAGAACCCGTTCTGTTTGTGTTTAAAACTATTTCTGAGCAGCACGTCGGTGAACTATCACTCTTTAAAGTTTTTTCCGGCAAAGTTGCTACAGGTTTGGATATGGTAAATCAAACGAACGGTAAAACAGAGAGATTGAGCCAGTTGTCCATTCTAAATGGACACAACAGGAAAGAGGCTCCGCAACTGGTTGCCGGTGATCTTGGTGCTGTTGTAAAGTTAAAGGATACGCATACAAACAACACTTTGAGTTCAAAAAATTTATCTGTTGTGATAAAGCCTATAGATTTTCCGGATCCGGTTATAAGAGGAGCAATTCAGCCTAAAGCAAAAGGTGATGAAGATAAGATTGCGTCCGGACTTCATACTCTACATGAAGAAGATCCATCTTTCAATGTAGCGTTCGATCCTGAACTATCACAAACAATTATTTCAGGTCAGGGAGAACTTCAGCTTGGTTTAGCAATCAAAAGACTGAAAGAAAGATATGGTGTTGAGGTCGACCTCGTTGAACCAAGAGTACCTTATAGAGAGACAATAAAAGGTCGTGCTGAAGACATCGAATATAAGCATAAAAAACAATCAGGCGGTCGAGGTCAGTATGGTCATGTTCATTTTAAGATGGAACCACTGCCGAGGGGTAAAGGATTTGAATTTGTTGATGCGATAGTCGGAGGTGTTGTTCCGGGAAGATTTATTCCCGCAGTTGAAAAGGGTATTATCGACACAATGCAGAAAGGTGTGCTATCAGGCAACCAGGTTGTTGATGTTAAAGTAACTCTGTTCGATGGAACTTATCACAACGTTGACTCTGATGAAATGTCGTTTAAGCTTGCTGCATCTCAGGGTTTCAAAAAAGGTTTTCTTGAATGTAAACCATGTCTGCTGGAACCGATTTATGAAATTGAAGTTACAGTGCCTGAAGAATATATGGGCGATGTAATGGGAGATATTTCAAGTCGCCGCGGAAAAATATTAGGGATGGATAGTGACGGTCATTTTCAGATTATCAAAGCCAATGTTCCGCTGGCTGAACTTTATAAGTATTCTTCTCAGCTTCGCAGCTTGACTCAGGGACGCGGTGCTCATAAAAGAAAATTCGCTTATTATGAAGAAGTACCGAAAGAAGTTGAACAAAAGATCACTGAGGAATACAAAAAATCAAGAGAAGAAGGACATTGA
- a CDS encoding HIT domain-containing protein, with the protein MEKLWSPWRSQYIDSFSSAEKTEGCIFCEMKDKEVASVENLLVRKNKLTFTVLNLYPYNNGHLMVVPIRHLDSMIELNDDENLEIMNELQLAQKALKEIYSPDGFNLGANLGRVSGAGIADHIHFHIVPRWSGDTNFMPVLGEVKVISQDLLVTKNKLLEAYKKLTTR; encoded by the coding sequence ATGGAAAAACTCTGGTCACCCTGGCGCTCTCAATATATTGATTCATTTAGTTCGGCAGAAAAAACAGAAGGCTGTATCTTTTGTGAAATGAAGGATAAGGAAGTCGCATCTGTTGAAAATCTTCTGGTACGGAAAAATAAACTTACTTTTACAGTTCTCAATCTTTATCCTTACAACAACGGGCATCTAATGGTTGTACCCATTCGTCATTTAGATTCAATGATAGAACTAAACGATGATGAGAACTTAGAAATTATGAATGAACTTCAACTTGCACAAAAAGCTTTGAAGGAAATATATAGTCCGGACGGCTTTAATTTAGGCGCGAACCTAGGACGTGTAAGCGGTGCGGGAATAGCGGATCATATTCACTTTCATATTGTTCCAAGATGGAGTGGAGATACTAATTTTATGCCCGTGCTTGGTGAGGTCAAAGTCATCTCACAGGACCTTCTGGTAACCAAAAATAAATTGCTTGAAGCTTACAAAAAGCTAACAACGAGATAA
- a CDS encoding TIGR00730 family Rossman fold protein, whose protein sequence is MTKSVCVFCASSSRIDIQFLNTAYRCGEVIASAGLKLIYGGGAKGSMGYVANGAISKGGHVTGIIPQFMIDLEWAHKGLKELIIVETMAERKSRMLQLSDAVLVLPGGSGTLEELFETISLKRLGMYLKPIIILNEKKFYDPLKSLLEGTVKEKFMDKKHLDMWDFISGPDEIIDAINRAVKWDEDAIKFAAV, encoded by the coding sequence ATGACAAAATCTGTTTGTGTATTTTGTGCCTCAAGCAGCAGGATAGATATCCAGTTCCTTAATACTGCATATCGGTGCGGAGAAGTGATTGCATCAGCCGGGTTAAAACTCATTTACGGCGGCGGTGCAAAAGGATCGATGGGTTACGTTGCAAATGGCGCAATCTCAAAAGGCGGGCACGTAACAGGAATTATTCCTCAGTTTATGATTGACCTGGAATGGGCACACAAAGGATTGAAAGAACTTATAATTGTTGAGACAATGGCTGAGCGAAAATCCCGGATGCTTCAACTCTCGGACGCAGTTCTGGTTTTACCCGGCGGCTCAGGTACTTTGGAGGAATTATTTGAAACAATTAGTTTGAAGCGACTGGGTATGTATTTAAAACCGATTATCATCCTCAATGAAAAAAAGTTCTATGACCCGCTTAAGAGTCTGTTAGAAGGAACCGTAAAAGAAAAGTTTATGGATAAAAAACATTTAGATATGTGGGACTTTATTTCGGGACCTGATGAGATTATAGACGCAATAAATCGCGCAGTTAAATGGGACGAGGATGCAATTAAATTTGCCGCAGTTTAA
- the coaD gene encoding pantetheine-phosphate adenylyltransferase, with protein MKKVIYPGTFDPVTFGHIDIIQRARDLFDSVVVTVAINPTKTPLFSVEERVSMLKESLKEYNNISVDSFDGLVVDHAHQVGATGIIRGLRAVSDFEYEFQMALMNRKLASDIATIFLMPHEKYTYLNSSIVRNLAGLQSDVSEFVPPIVNEALIKKFMK; from the coding sequence ATGAAAAAGGTAATTTATCCAGGAACATTTGACCCGGTCACATTCGGTCACATTGACATTATACAACGTGCCCGTGATTTGTTCGATTCCGTTGTAGTGACTGTCGCTATAAACCCCACTAAGACTCCCCTTTTCAGCGTCGAAGAGCGAGTAAGTATGCTTAAAGAAAGCCTTAAAGAATACAACAATATTTCTGTCGATTCATTCGATGGCCTTGTTGTCGATCATGCACACCAGGTTGGAGCCACAGGAATAATTCGTGGTTTAAGAGCTGTGAGCGACTTCGAATATGAATTTCAGATGGCTTTAATGAACAGGAAACTCGCGAGCGACATTGCTACTATTTTTTTAATGCCACATGAAAAATATACTTATCTAAATTCATCGATAGTCAGAAACCTGGCTGGGCTGCAAAGTGATGTGAGTGAATTTGTACCTCCCATTGTAAATGAAGCATTGATAAAAAAGTTCATGAAATAA